In Halorussus limi, a genomic segment contains:
- a CDS encoding uS10/mL48 family ribosomal protein, with amino-acid sequence MTFVTKIRLQSGNRPALDRIVDEIRSTAERKGAELRGPHSAPPERLSVPQYKSTAGDEHRQFRSWDYTVYTREMEIVGHNELARQVTEFDFPDGVHVEAELKQVEQMA; translated from the coding sequence ATGACCTTCGTAACCAAAATCCGGCTTCAGAGCGGGAACCGCCCGGCTCTGGACCGCATCGTGGACGAGATTCGCTCGACAGCAGAACGAAAGGGCGCGGAACTCCGCGGGCCCCACTCCGCCCCGCCGGAACGACTCAGCGTCCCGCAGTACAAATCGACCGCTGGCGACGAACATCGACAGTTCCGGTCGTGGGACTACACGGTGTACACTCGCGAGATGGAAATCGTCGGCCACAACGAACTGGCGCGACAAGTGACCGAGTTCGACTTCCCGGACGGCGTCCACGTCGAGGCCGAACTGAAGCAGGTCGAGCAGATGGCCTAA
- a CDS encoding phosphotransferase family protein, whose product MVRDERLPEPDAEAVAGAARAACGRAVAEVTPVSKGINAIYRIDFADGDAAVLKAATFNTTAELRPEPYLLETLRDETALPLPEVLAIAEDGGPLGVFHFLLDYREGRQIRDLDGLSWSERERLVRAVGRHLARLHEFRLAETGAPVAADLGADDCGPLRMTDPGDGATPTFTTGDGVDSWGEVFASLADHPVSLVEQVQCGDDPGRFADLVPEIVAAFDGVADDVRDPASPTVLHRDFHLDNLVLAPEADADGGVGIRSVLDFGDPYVGDYRLDLAFAEDAVVRVQLPTADRAADLAGLLRRSYARERGIDPSEIVTREYHYYLLVQRCRWMAVAVDWDACDDPAAVERAYRSFVRERLAEIE is encoded by the coding sequence ATGGTACGAGACGAGCGGTTGCCCGAACCCGACGCCGAGGCGGTCGCTGGGGCCGCGCGGGCCGCCTGCGGGCGCGCCGTCGCCGAGGTGACACCGGTCTCGAAGGGCATCAACGCCATCTACCGAATCGACTTCGCCGACGGCGACGCGGCCGTCCTCAAGGCCGCGACGTTCAACACCACCGCCGAACTCCGACCGGAACCGTACCTCCTCGAAACGCTCCGCGACGAGACCGCGCTTCCCCTCCCCGAGGTGCTGGCGATAGCCGAGGACGGCGGACCGCTGGGCGTCTTCCACTTTCTGCTCGACTACCGAGAGGGTCGCCAGATTCGGGACCTCGACGGACTCTCGTGGTCCGAGCGAGAGCGTCTGGTCCGCGCGGTCGGTCGCCACCTCGCGCGACTCCACGAGTTCCGACTCGCCGAGACCGGGGCGCCGGTAGCGGCCGACCTCGGCGCCGACGACTGCGGTCCGCTCCGGATGACCGACCCCGGAGACGGGGCGACTCCCACCTTCACGACCGGGGACGGCGTCGATTCGTGGGGCGAGGTGTTCGCGTCGCTGGCCGACCACCCCGTCTCGCTGGTCGAGCAAGTCCAGTGCGGCGACGACCCCGGCCGGTTCGCCGACCTCGTGCCCGAAATCGTCGCGGCGTTCGACGGCGTGGCCGACGACGTTCGGGACCCGGCGTCGCCGACGGTCCTCCACCGCGACTTCCACCTCGACAACCTCGTCCTCGCCCCGGAGGCGGACGCCGACGGTGGGGTCGGTATCCGTTCGGTACTGGACTTCGGCGACCCCTACGTCGGCGACTACCGATTGGACCTCGCGTTCGCGGAAGACGCCGTGGTTCGGGTCCAGTTGCCCACCGCCGACCGGGCGGCCGACCTCGCGGGACTGCTCCGGCGGAGTTACGCCCGCGAGCGAGGCATCGACCCGAGCGAAATCGTGACTCGGGAGTATCACTACTACCTGCTGGTCCAGCGGTGCCGGTGGATGGCCGTCGCGGTGGACTGGGACGCGTGCGACGACCCGGCGGCCGTCGAGCGCGCCTATCGGTCGTTCGTCCGGGAGCGACTGGCCGAAATCGAGTAG
- a CDS encoding DUF7513 family protein, with amino-acid sequence MSLRKKYFAGLGFRTNKPEFEPGEEISAFVTGHDGDAPVARIGDTILRVEGAPGNALDTRIRLRVEEFDDNDHRGTATYLETVGQSSF; translated from the coding sequence ATGAGCCTCCGAAAGAAGTACTTCGCCGGTCTAGGCTTCCGGACGAACAAGCCCGAGTTCGAACCGGGCGAGGAGATTTCGGCGTTCGTGACGGGCCACGACGGCGACGCGCCCGTCGCGCGCATCGGCGACACGATTCTCCGAGTCGAAGGCGCGCCCGGAAACGCGCTCGACACCCGCATCAGACTCCGCGTCGAGGAGTTCGACGACAACGACCACCGCGGAACGGCGACGTATCTGGAGACGGTCGGCCAGTCGTCGTTCTGA
- a CDS encoding HalOD1 output domain-containing protein → MSENVIENPNDTHEVTESATYDRDEPLSTAVIEAVADAADLEPAELGTPLYDQIDPDALDNLFGDRHNGIPRGSGHVVFTLLDYEVTVYSDGYVVVRE, encoded by the coding sequence ATGAGTGAAAACGTTATCGAGAACCCTAACGACACCCACGAAGTCACCGAGAGCGCGACCTACGACCGCGACGAACCCCTGAGCACCGCGGTCATCGAGGCGGTCGCAGACGCCGCGGACCTCGAACCCGCCGAACTCGGAACACCTCTCTACGACCAGATAGACCCCGACGCACTCGACAACCTATTTGGAGACCGACATAACGGGATACCACGCGGTAGCGGTCACGTCGTATTCACGCTCCTCGACTACGAAGTCACCGTCTACAGCGACGGCTACGTCGTCGTCCGCGAGTAG
- a CDS encoding bis(5'-nucleosyl)-tetraphosphatase, translating to MTVEATSAGAILYRDTRGRREYLLLKSRPGDWEFPKGGVEGDEELQQTAIREVKEEAGIKDFRLLDGFRDDYDYVFEANGNTIHKTVHLFIAKSYEASAELSHEHRDHQWRDYDQAINTITQDGPREILEDAHEFLNEKEGDDA from the coding sequence ATGACGGTTGAAGCTACGAGCGCGGGTGCGATCCTCTACCGGGATACCCGCGGTCGCCGGGAATACCTCCTCCTCAAGTCCCGTCCGGGCGACTGGGAGTTCCCCAAGGGCGGCGTAGAGGGGGACGAAGAGTTACAGCAGACAGCTATCCGCGAAGTGAAAGAAGAGGCCGGAATCAAGGACTTCCGTCTCCTCGACGGCTTCCGCGACGACTACGACTACGTCTTCGAGGCCAACGGCAACACCATCCACAAGACGGTCCACCTGTTCATCGCCAAGTCCTACGAGGCGAGCGCGGAACTGTCCCACGAACACCGCGACCACCAGTGGCGCGACTACGACCAGGCCATCAACACCATCACGCAGGACGGCCCGCGCGAAATCCTCGAAGACGCCCACGAGTTCCTCAACGAGAAAGAGGGGGACGACGCGTAG
- a CDS encoding cupin domain-containing protein: MEKAAIADAEPEDLGGGEARRLSDPLDATGLALNRYRIPPGQEFPSGLHAHGDQEEVFVVLAGTATFERLGPDREDAGEVAVRAGEAVRFAPGEYQSGRNAVSEPRSDDSEAERSESSGGDADLVALALGAPRDSDDVRVPLDCPECGHGYLHPEAGPDGVTLDCPDCETANVPRGCPDCGAEMRVALGEGSETVVRCPECSAEAETPFTA; this comes from the coding sequence ATGGAGAAAGCCGCCATCGCCGACGCGGAACCCGAGGACCTCGGCGGCGGGGAGGCCCGAAGGCTCTCGGACCCGCTCGACGCGACCGGTCTCGCACTCAACCGTTACCGCATTCCGCCCGGGCAGGAGTTCCCCAGCGGCCTCCACGCCCACGGCGACCAAGAGGAGGTGTTCGTCGTCCTCGCCGGGACGGCGACCTTCGAGCGACTCGGACCGGACCGCGAGGACGCCGGCGAGGTCGCGGTCCGAGCGGGCGAGGCCGTCCGGTTCGCGCCCGGCGAGTACCAGTCCGGGCGGAACGCCGTCTCCGAGCCACGCTCGGACGACTCGGAGGCCGAGCGGAGCGAGTCTTCCGGTGGCGACGCCGACCTCGTGGCGCTCGCGCTCGGAGCGCCCCGCGACAGCGACGACGTGCGAGTTCCCCTCGACTGTCCCGAATGCGGTCACGGCTACCTGCATCCCGAGGCGGGCCCGGACGGAGTGACTCTCGACTGCCCGGACTGCGAAACCGCGAACGTCCCGCGGGGGTGTCCCGACTGCGGGGCCGAGATGCGGGTCGCGCTCGGGGAGGGGAGCGAGACGGTCGTGCGCTGTCCCGAGTGCAGTGCCGAAGCCGAGACTCCGTTCACGGCGTGA
- a CDS encoding enoyl-CoA hydratase/isomerase family protein: MSDWETIRLDYEDDVATLTVDRPDRLNALNVDTLEAIEEALDEAESEEVGALVLTGAGDDAFVAGADISYMQDLSVPEAQAYAELGHRVADRIERFPAPVVAAINGYAFGGGCELALACDLRVASEDAVVGQTEIDLGIIPGWGGTQRLPRLVGDEMARRLIFFGERIDAQDAREHGLVGEIVAGDELDDHVHELAADLAAKPTYALAAAKEALNQSHETGQEAGLRYERRLWSGLFGTHDQREGMEAFLEDRAPDFE, from the coding sequence ATGTCCGATTGGGAGACCATCCGCCTCGACTACGAGGACGACGTGGCGACGCTGACCGTGGACCGACCCGACCGACTCAACGCGCTCAACGTCGACACCCTCGAAGCCATCGAGGAGGCGCTCGACGAGGCCGAGTCCGAAGAAGTCGGCGCGCTCGTCCTCACCGGCGCGGGCGACGACGCCTTCGTCGCCGGCGCGGACATCAGCTACATGCAGGACCTCTCGGTCCCCGAGGCGCAGGCCTACGCCGAACTGGGCCACCGGGTCGCCGACAGAATCGAGCGGTTCCCTGCGCCCGTCGTCGCGGCCATCAACGGCTACGCCTTCGGCGGCGGGTGCGAACTGGCGCTGGCCTGCGACCTCCGGGTCGCTAGCGAGGACGCCGTCGTCGGCCAGACCGAAATCGACCTCGGCATCATCCCCGGGTGGGGCGGCACTCAGCGCCTCCCCCGACTCGTCGGCGACGAGATGGCGCGCCGCCTGATATTCTTCGGCGAGCGCATCGACGCCCAAGACGCCCGCGAACACGGACTCGTCGGCGAAATCGTCGCCGGCGACGAACTCGACGACCACGTCCACGAACTCGCGGCCGACCTCGCGGCCAAGCCGACCTACGCGCTCGCCGCCGCGAAGGAGGCGCTGAACCAGTCCCACGAGACCGGGCAGGAGGCGGGCCTGCGCTACGAGCGTCGCCTCTGGAGCGGCCTGTTCGGCACCCACGACCAGCGCGAGGGGATGGAGGCGTTCCTCGAAGACCGCGCGCCCGACTTCGAGTAG
- a CDS encoding DUF5787 family protein gives MSDADADPEFVFELRTCRWAEREWPPGADDDADSDRSDSTPAIVARQLGTKRRRWDTIVVEVDPEGFRRRANFGRERLDSDLLDVIPHAPAEWEYYREALPDPGYPWRYVREAIHRADDRGILETRKRNNRIEIRRKWAYPDWVERIVAVENKPDLDASAARDLAAQLEYDVALSLADEVWVATRSTGDRVEPALLESVPVEAGILTLDSEARSGADPRASVEWFPRSLDVDAPGTLIRERGEETEYGSSAAQFEYADPEWKAHKRLEIAERAYEKGWRAYAETMRPDCRHFRLRREGRTLLPFCPAKDCHQTSSECSGSCPEFSPEPPQWRTRGWPIEGGPGKGIRRLLEERRERNRPE, from the coding sequence GTGAGCGACGCGGACGCCGACCCCGAGTTCGTCTTCGAGTTGCGGACCTGCCGGTGGGCCGAGCGCGAGTGGCCGCCCGGCGCGGACGACGACGCCGACAGCGACCGCTCCGACTCCACGCCCGCCATCGTCGCCCGGCAACTCGGCACCAAGCGCAGGCGGTGGGACACCATCGTCGTGGAGGTGGACCCCGAGGGGTTCCGCCGGCGCGCGAACTTCGGCCGCGAGCGCCTCGACTCGGACCTGCTCGACGTGATACCCCACGCGCCGGCGGAGTGGGAGTACTACCGCGAAGCGCTCCCCGACCCCGGCTACCCGTGGCGCTACGTCCGCGAGGCCATCCACCGCGCCGACGACCGCGGGATTCTGGAGACGCGAAAGCGGAACAACCGCATCGAGATTCGCCGGAAGTGGGCCTACCCCGACTGGGTCGAGCGCATCGTCGCCGTCGAGAACAAACCGGACTTGGACGCCAGCGCGGCCCGCGACCTCGCCGCGCAACTGGAGTACGACGTCGCGCTCTCGCTGGCCGACGAGGTCTGGGTCGCCACTCGCTCGACCGGCGACCGGGTCGAACCCGCCCTGCTGGAGAGCGTGCCCGTCGAGGCGGGCATCCTGACGCTTGACAGCGAGGCGCGGAGCGGCGCGGACCCGCGAGCGAGCGTCGAGTGGTTCCCCCGGAGCCTCGACGTGGACGCGCCGGGGACGCTGATTCGCGAACGCGGCGAGGAGACCGAGTACGGTAGCTCCGCCGCCCAGTTCGAGTACGCCGACCCCGAGTGGAAGGCCCACAAGCGCCTCGAAATCGCCGAACGCGCCTACGAGAAGGGGTGGCGCGCGTACGCCGAGACCATGCGGCCTGACTGCCGGCACTTCCGGTTGCGCAGGGAGGGCCGGACGCTCCTGCCGTTCTGCCCCGCGAAGGACTGCCACCAGACCAGTTCGGAGTGCTCGGGGTCGTGCCCCGAGTTCTCGCCCGAACCGCCTCAGTGGCGCACGCGAGGGTGGCCCATCGAGGGCGGGCCGGGAAAGGGGATTCGGCGGCTGTTGGAGGAGCGGCGCGAGCGCAATCGCCCCGAGTAG
- a CDS encoding MFS transporter — protein sequence MALLGTDRRVLTLAFARMIDAVGNSFLIVVLPQFLDEVVLDVPGGGGRLLGVAVAQSVLIGVALSLFGFLNSFGQPFAGRLSDRTGKRKAFILVGLALLGVASGAYVFADSYAAVLGLRMLQGVGAALAIPATVALVNELATDATRGGNFGVFNTFRLIGFGFGPLVAGFLVELGPYATPAGTVSGFTAAFGVAALGAATSFGLVAAFVSDPERTKARAGDELGVSVTDPEDRGLDPVFTLGLATLFMAIGIGLFATLEPQLSERLRQGSVLFGLEFAAVVIANVVFQVPVGRASDTYGRRPFLVAGFVLLVPSLLVQGFVTTPAGMVAARFVQGVAVAMVFAPSLALAGDLAKEGESGTKLSILTMAFGLGTAIGPLSSGFLVTFGFVWPFAFGSALAAVGLVLVYTQVEETVPEAEEIAAPAPQD from the coding sequence ATGGCACTGCTCGGCACCGACCGGCGGGTGTTGACCCTCGCGTTCGCCCGCATGATAGACGCGGTCGGCAACTCGTTTCTGATCGTCGTCCTCCCGCAGTTCCTGGACGAAGTCGTCCTCGACGTGCCGGGCGGTGGCGGCCGACTCCTCGGCGTGGCGGTCGCTCAGTCGGTCCTCATCGGGGTCGCGCTCTCGCTGTTCGGCTTCCTCAACAGCTTCGGTCAGCCGTTCGCCGGTCGGCTCTCGGACCGGACCGGCAAGCGCAAGGCGTTCATCCTCGTGGGACTCGCGCTGCTCGGGGTCGCGAGCGGGGCCTACGTCTTCGCCGACAGTTACGCCGCGGTCCTCGGTCTCCGGATGTTACAGGGCGTCGGCGCGGCGCTGGCCATCCCCGCGACGGTCGCGCTGGTCAACGAACTCGCGACCGACGCGACCCGCGGGGGCAACTTCGGCGTGTTCAACACCTTCCGGCTGATAGGGTTCGGGTTCGGCCCGCTGGTGGCCGGATTCCTCGTCGAGTTGGGGCCGTACGCGACGCCCGCGGGGACCGTCTCCGGTTTCACGGCGGCGTTCGGCGTAGCGGCCCTCGGCGCGGCGACGAGTTTCGGCCTCGTCGCGGCGTTCGTCTCGGACCCCGAGCGGACGAAGGCCCGGGCGGGCGACGAACTCGGAGTCTCGGTCACCGACCCCGAGGACCGGGGCCTCGACCCCGTCTTCACCCTCGGTCTGGCGACGCTGTTCATGGCCATCGGCATCGGCCTGTTCGCCACCTTGGAACCGCAACTCTCCGAGCGTCTCCGGCAGGGGTCGGTCCTCTTCGGTCTGGAGTTCGCCGCGGTCGTCATCGCCAACGTCGTCTTTCAGGTGCCGGTCGGCCGGGCCAGCGACACCTACGGGCGACGGCCCTTCCTCGTCGCGGGGTTCGTCCTGTTGGTGCCCTCCCTGCTGGTGCAGGGGTTCGTGACGACGCCCGCCGGGATGGTCGCCGCCCGGTTCGTGCAGGGGGTCGCGGTGGCGATGGTGTTCGCGCCGTCGCTCGCGCTGGCGGGCGACTTGGCGAAGGAGGGCGAGTCGGGGACGAAGCTCTCCATTCTGACGATGGCGTTCGGCCTCGGGACCGCCATCGGCCCGCTCTCCTCGGGCTTTCTCGTGACCTTCGGGTTCGTCTGGCCCTTCGCGTTCGGCAGTGCGCTGGCGGCCGTGGGACTGGTGCTGGTCTACACGCAGGTCGAGGAGACGGTTCCGGAGGCCGAGGAAATCGCCGCGCCCGCGCCCCAAGACTGA
- a CDS encoding amidohydrolase produces MSQQAERDRLVEIRRDLHRHPEPAWREFYTTARIVEELERIGVDDLYVGPDAIAEDARMAVPDDEELDEWYEQAHETGADEDVLRQLEGGYTGAVAVLERGDGPTVGLRVDIDGLLREESTDDDHEPAAEGFRSEHEGAMHACGHDAHATIGLGVVEAIKDSDFEGTLKVFFQPGEEMIAGGKSMAESDHLADVDYLLAAHVGLDHPTGEVVAGLDGFLAVSHFRAEFSGEPAHAGGEPNEGENAVQAMATAVQNLYAIPRHEDGATRVNAGQVGGGTATNIIPEEAFVEGEVRGETTELKDYMKERAERVLESAAEMHGCEVDITTNGEAPSAESDEELVSVVGDVAGETAGVENVVHRDELGGSEDATYLMRAVQQNGGKAAYVGVGTDHPGGHHTATFDVDEDSLAVGIDVLAGAIRDIAADRP; encoded by the coding sequence ATGAGCCAACAGGCCGAACGCGACCGACTGGTAGAGATTCGACGCGACCTCCACCGACACCCCGAACCCGCGTGGCGCGAGTTCTACACGACCGCCAGAATCGTAGAAGAACTCGAACGCATCGGCGTGGACGACCTCTACGTCGGCCCTGACGCCATCGCCGAGGACGCTCGCATGGCCGTCCCCGACGACGAGGAACTGGACGAGTGGTACGAGCAGGCCCACGAGACGGGCGCGGACGAGGACGTACTCCGGCAACTGGAGGGTGGCTACACCGGCGCCGTCGCGGTCCTAGAACGCGGCGACGGCCCCACGGTCGGCCTCCGAGTGGACATCGACGGTCTGCTCCGGGAGGAATCGACCGACGACGACCACGAACCCGCCGCCGAGGGGTTCCGGTCTGAACACGAGGGCGCGATGCACGCCTGCGGCCACGACGCCCACGCGACCATCGGATTGGGCGTCGTCGAGGCCATCAAAGACAGCGACTTCGAGGGGACGCTCAAGGTGTTCTTCCAACCCGGCGAGGAGATGATAGCCGGCGGGAAGTCGATGGCCGAGAGCGACCACCTCGCCGACGTGGACTATCTGCTGGCGGCCCACGTCGGTCTCGACCACCCGACCGGCGAAGTCGTCGCGGGTCTCGACGGCTTCCTCGCGGTCAGCCACTTCCGGGCCGAGTTCTCGGGCGAACCCGCCCACGCGGGCGGGGAACCCAACGAGGGCGAGAACGCGGTGCAGGCGATGGCGACCGCGGTCCAGAACCTCTACGCTATTCCGCGTCACGAGGACGGTGCGACCCGCGTGAACGCGGGGCAGGTCGGCGGCGGCACCGCGACCAACATCATTCCCGAGGAGGCCTTCGTCGAGGGCGAGGTCCGCGGCGAGACGACCGAACTCAAAGATTACATGAAGGAGCGCGCCGAGCGCGTCCTCGAATCCGCGGCCGAGATGCACGGCTGTGAGGTCGATATTACGACCAACGGCGAGGCCCCGAGCGCCGAGAGCGACGAGGAACTCGTCTCGGTCGTCGGCGACGTGGCGGGCGAGACCGCCGGCGTCGAGAACGTGGTCCACCGCGACGAACTCGGCGGGAGCGAGGACGCGACCTATCTGATGCGGGCCGTCCAGCAGAACGGTGGGAAGGCGGCCTACGTCGGCGTCGGCACCGACCATCCGGGCGGCCACCACACCGCCACCTTCGACGTGGACGAGGACTCGCTCGCCGTCGGCATCGACGTACTCGCCGGAGCCATCCGAGACATCGCCGCGGACCGACCGTAA
- a CDS encoding DUF5797 family protein, whose product MTLSEEARERLADLVELQPTKNAELQERWGLESGSEVHQYLENELKEYYYRDDNSLIRANREAAELVDVEPGVVDDEESGAPSAIRVPKLQQQVFSVVAGPDEDSESVVSVLQKLRAEFDVDPEAEDVRSALQALRRKGVVEVVYRTVPTFKLTVERDEVDVSVSD is encoded by the coding sequence ATGACTCTCTCGGAGGAGGCCCGCGAGCGACTCGCCGACCTCGTGGAGCTACAACCCACCAAGAACGCGGAACTACAGGAGCGATGGGGTCTCGAAAGCGGGAGCGAGGTCCACCAGTACCTCGAAAACGAACTCAAGGAGTACTACTACCGCGACGACAACAGCCTGATTCGGGCGAACCGGGAGGCCGCGGAACTCGTGGACGTGGAACCCGGCGTCGTGGACGACGAGGAGTCGGGCGCGCCCTCGGCCATCCGGGTGCCGAAACTCCAGCAGCAGGTGTTCTCTGTCGTGGCTGGTCCGGACGAGGACTCCGAGAGCGTGGTGTCGGTCCTCCAGAAGTTGCGCGCGGAGTTCGACGTGGACCCCGAGGCCGAGGACGTTCGGAGCGCGCTACAGGCGCTCCGGCGCAAGGGCGTCGTGGAAGTCGTCTACCGGACCGTGCCGACGTTCAAACTGACCGTCGAGCGCGACGAGGTCGACGTGTCGGTCTCGGACTGA
- a CDS encoding Na+/H+ antiporter NhaC family protein — MVDKGDDPPKEEDVAEELADAREARSESRIEFYGGPAASAIPIALFIAWAIFQTGLLRISDTTGLVAGMLVSLIVGMFFAKGDWATYANTIFEGMTQRVAATAIVAWLWAGMFAQTIQDGQFVGGLVWAADALSVGPTLFPAVTFILAALLATGIGTGYGTTIAFSGLFFPAGVLVGANPVLLFGAILSGAVFGDNLAPVSDTTIVSAVTQDSDIGGVVASRFKYAIVAAVLAFVSYLVAGSVMPTVDVAGAANVLGEQAEPLGLVHLVSIGVVIFTAVRGRHIVEAISWGIVVAAVANVAFGLASVSKMLVFRAPENVAAAESLSWLPFLTTVPAGSDQVGVGGSLYAGAAGFFPLIVLTLLIVAGARIMIRGGGFEAIQNFLLERVATNVRRAETTMVLGTASVNAMITINTAAEIAIAPYVARIGERFNVNGYRRANILDANTSALGYIFPWAGGVLVGYVQIQSLVGSENFQWFTREFVVNPAEVWPFVFHGWFLFGVFVVSALTGFGLEYTTDRESEEVARV, encoded by the coding sequence ATGGTTGACAAGGGAGACGACCCACCGAAAGAAGAAGACGTCGCAGAGGAATTGGCAGACGCTAGAGAGGCACGCAGCGAGTCTCGCATCGAGTTCTACGGCGGCCCGGCGGCCAGCGCCATCCCCATCGCGCTGTTCATCGCGTGGGCCATCTTCCAGACCGGACTCCTCCGGATCAGTGACACGACCGGACTCGTCGCGGGGATGCTCGTCTCGCTCATCGTCGGCATGTTCTTCGCCAAGGGCGACTGGGCGACCTACGCCAACACCATCTTCGAGGGGATGACCCAGCGCGTGGCCGCGACGGCCATCGTGGCGTGGCTCTGGGCGGGCATGTTCGCCCAGACGATTCAGGACGGCCAGTTCGTCGGCGGTCTCGTGTGGGCCGCCGACGCCCTGTCGGTCGGTCCGACGCTGTTCCCCGCGGTCACCTTCATCCTCGCGGCCCTGCTCGCGACCGGCATCGGGACGGGTTACGGGACGACCATCGCGTTCTCGGGGCTGTTCTTCCCCGCCGGCGTGCTCGTGGGCGCGAACCCGGTCCTGCTGTTCGGAGCCATCCTGTCGGGCGCGGTGTTCGGCGACAACCTCGCGCCGGTCAGCGACACGACCATCGTGAGCGCGGTGACGCAGGACAGCGACATTGGCGGCGTGGTGGCGTCCCGGTTCAAGTACGCCATCGTCGCCGCGGTCCTCGCGTTCGTCAGCTACCTCGTGGCGGGGTCGGTGATGCCCACCGTCGACGTGGCGGGGGCCGCTAACGTGCTGGGCGAGCAGGCCGAACCGCTCGGTCTGGTCCACCTAGTCTCCATCGGCGTCGTCATCTTCACCGCGGTCCGCGGCCGCCACATCGTGGAGGCCATCTCGTGGGGCATCGTCGTCGCGGCGGTCGCCAACGTCGCGTTCGGCCTCGCGTCGGTCTCCAAGATGCTCGTGTTCCGCGCGCCCGAGAACGTCGCCGCGGCCGAGTCGCTCTCGTGGCTCCCCTTCCTGACGACGGTTCCGGCCGGGTCGGATCAGGTCGGCGTCGGCGGGAGCCTCTACGCCGGCGCGGCGGGCTTCTTCCCGCTCATCGTGCTCACGCTACTCATCGTGGCCGGGGCGCGCATCATGATTCGGGGCGGCGGCTTCGAGGCGATTCAGAACTTCCTGCTCGAACGGGTCGCCACCAACGTCCGGCGCGCCGAGACCACGATGGTGCTGGGCACCGCGTCGGTCAACGCGATGATAACCATCAACACCGCCGCCGAAATCGCCATCGCGCCGTACGTCGCGCGCATCGGCGAGCGGTTCAACGTCAACGGGTACCGGCGCGCGAACATCCTCGACGCCAACACCTCGGCGCTCGGCTACATCTTCCCGTGGGCGGGCGGCGTCCTCGTGGGCTACGTCCAGATTCAGTCGCTGGTCGGGTCCGAGAACTTCCAGTGGTTCACCCGCGAATTCGTGGTCAATCCCGCGGAGGTCTGGCCGTTCGTCTTCCACGGCTGGTTCCTGTTCGGGGTGTTCGTCGTCTCGGCGCTGACCGGGTTCGGACTGGAGTACACCACCGACCGCGAGTCCGAGGAGGTGGCGCGCGTATGA